The Methanosarcina barkeri str. Wiesmoor DNA segment CGACTTCCTTTTCCACATAGTCCTTTATCGGGATATCGATGTTCATGTCAGCAATTGTGCCTATAATATCTGCCACGGTAACAAGCCCTACAAGTTTCCCGTCATCGACCACCGGAAGCCTTCTTATGTGGTGTTCCAAAAGTAAGCGTGCTGCGGTCTGCAGATCCGATCCGGAGGATATGGTTATCGGACCACGTGTCATAAGAAGAGCCAGTTGTTCTTCTTCAGGGTTTTGTAAAAGGTTTGTCCTTGTTACAACTCCCACAACTTTAGAGTCTTTAAGTACCGGAACTCCTGAAATGTGTTTGTTCTTAAGAATTTTAAGAACCTCATCCCTTGAACCTGGAAGGGTTGCACTTGCTACATCCCTTACCATGATATCTTCAATGAAGATGTTCTTTGGCATATAATCTACACCTTTGTATATTCTAAATCCTGGTTTTCTTTCTCCGATGTCCATTTCTCAAAAAGCATCTAATTGACAGAAAATTTTAACTTTCTTTTTCACTCCGGACTACCAGGACAGGGACTTTTGAGCCTCTTACTACTTTCTCTGCAACGCTTCCCATCAGAAACCTGTCGAGCCCGGTTTTTCCGAGGGTGCCCATAACTATCAGGTCAACGTTATTGTTTTCTGCAAAATTTATAATCTCATTACTTGGGTGACCTTCCAACAGCACTTCTCTTACCTCAACTCCTGAGACCTTTCCGCGTTCCTGTACCATGGATATCGCTTTCTCCCCTTCTTTTCTTAGGGTATCATACATTGCTTCCCATCCCGCATCCATGGGTATCGAAGAAAAAGAAGTTATATCTATTACGTAGAGAGCGTGAACCGTGGCCCCGCTGAGTTTTGCAATCTCAATACCGTAAGAAATAGCCTTAAGGCTGTTCTCGGATCCGTCTGTTGCAATCACTATATTCCGGTAAAATTCGCTCATCATGTCTGTTCTCCATTTGCTTTACGAATGAAGCACTGATAGTATGTCATCGGGTCTTGCCCGCCTTGTGATTCCACTTATGGGGTTCTTTATCCCTGCAAGATTATTGGAATTTCCATTCAGGATCATGAGATTAGCTTTATTCCCCTTTTGTATCGAACCCGTAGAATCAGATCCCATTACAAAGGAACCATTAAGTGTGCAAATTTTAAATACTTGCCTGTCATCAATGGAAAAAATCTTAGACATAAATTCCATCTCAGCAAACATATTTACAGAATTTAACATTACATTATCCGTTCCTGCAGCTACTTTTATCCCAGCTTCCAGCATCTCGGCAACAGGCGCAATTCCTGCTCCTGTAATTAGGTTAGACCTGGGACAGACGACAACCGGAATCTTCGCATCAGCCACGTCTTCAAGATCTTTTTTTGTGGCATTTGTCAAATGAATCAGAAGATCTGGCTCAAGTGACAATGCTTTTTCTATGTCGCTCGTATCTTTTTCTCCGGCGTGAATTGCAAAGAATTTTTTATGTTGTCGTGTGTAGGTAGCAATATTCTCCAATAGTTCAAGATCAAGGTCATTTGCCCCACTCATTCCAAGCCCGGTAGAATGTAGAAAAATTCTTCTTACTTCTGCCAGTACAACCTGAAGTGGAAGTTCAGGCTCTGTAGGTCTACCCAGTATCATGGAATGAAGTTTAAGTCCTTCGAGTGCTTTATTCAGGGCTGCAATCCCTACAACGCCTCCTTCTCTGAAATCCGCAAAAGCACAGGTTCCGGTTTCTATCATGTCTAGCAAGGACTTTCTCATGCCCTCGATCAAGGCTTTGTATGGCGTGTCTCTTAATATCCTGTGTTTTAACCCATCAGGAGGCTTTACAAGAGCATCCAGGTCTCTTTGAGTCCGAAATCCGGAAACTTTTCCCAGAGGGGGGTCTTTAAATACCGAGTCTCCAAGGTGAGTATGTGCATTGACAAAACAGGGAGCAATTATGTTCTTAGAGAGTGTATGCTCTTCCCCAATCTCCGTAATTATTCCTCTCTTTACGCAGATATACCCTTCAATAGGTTCCAGTTCAGGGCCTGCAATAATTGTCCCGGGAATTATCTGTTCAGTGCCGTACATATATACGCACCTCAGCTACTCATTAAGCACATATGCTCAATTTGTGGAAGAGCAAACATATACATAATATATAAGTTTTTCTTCCAATTTTTTACACATTTTTCAGAATATATCAATCTTCAAAAATTAGCTTTTTCAAAATGTAGTCTTTTTGAAAATGTAATTTGTTAAGAATACCATTAACTACTTTTTTTGCTTTTGAATCTTTTTTATGATGTCTATCATCTGCATTTTTTCTGGTATTTGTTATCTGCAGTTCGCAGTTTTAATCCTGCATTCTTTCAGTTATCTCTTCAAATTATATG contains these protein-coding regions:
- a CDS encoding universal stress protein, translated to MMSEFYRNIVIATDGSENSLKAISYGIEIAKLSGATVHALYVIDITSFSSIPMDAGWEAMYDTLRKEGEKAISMVQERGKVSGVEVREVLLEGHPSNEIINFAENNNVDLIVMGTLGKTGLDRFLMGSVAEKVVRGSKVPVLVVRSEKES
- a CDS encoding amidohydrolase family protein; its protein translation is MYGTEQIIPGTIIAGPELEPIEGYICVKRGIITEIGEEHTLSKNIIAPCFVNAHTHLGDSVFKDPPLGKVSGFRTQRDLDALVKPPDGLKHRILRDTPYKALIEGMRKSLLDMIETGTCAFADFREGGVVGIAALNKALEGLKLHSMILGRPTEPELPLQVVLAEVRRIFLHSTGLGMSGANDLDLELLENIATYTRQHKKFFAIHAGEKDTSDIEKALSLEPDLLIHLTNATKKDLEDVADAKIPVVVCPRSNLITGAGIAPVAEMLEAGIKVAAGTDNVMLNSVNMFAEMEFMSKIFSIDDRQVFKICTLNGSFVMGSDSTGSIQKGNKANLMILNGNSNNLAGIKNPISGITRRARPDDILSVLHS